From the Scophthalmus maximus strain ysfricsl-2021 chromosome 11, ASM2237912v1, whole genome shotgun sequence genome, one window contains:
- the LOC118299140 gene encoding fukutin-related protein, with protein sequence MRISFCQGLLTGAILLNLLILYYVSRAQQQMMEKRKELGRGTRRAALPASGLGGGLGLLVGAGGEPGVVGLEGHNRGPRVTVLLREFENFENYVGDVVKSFLRQRPELPFLAVADTSPYPPLVLSEGARLLVLSPSPDQPPQAHRPEFHVQTEFVLLVPDGVELEQPRAIERLIRELEGEGGGPVRLVAAPVLARSAVQCLHLRVNLREWTATYSPAASGSSGSVCTALQGDAVVLIRTEDLFNLSVPLGRPLFSSLFVQTTLRDWKVKLLESPCFSANHRPLFSSAHNQWKADTRLKEATGKLMRSFGLKRLLLSDGKEQWYGCSKETPRCFGTVQDDTPDYLYLDRWTPPCCLRALRETTKYVINILESSGVRYWLEGGTLLGAVRHQDIIPWDYDVDLGIYLEDVPNCDHLKNLDSGSLVDANGYVWERAVEGDFYRVQYSETNHLHVDLWPFYPRNGIMTKDTWTEHKQDVEFPEHFLQPLIPMPFASITAYGPNNQRAFLELKFGEGVIENPQYPNPSKKRLDRSKL encoded by the coding sequence ATGCGTATCAGTTTCTGCCAGGGCCTGTTAACTGGCGCCATACTCCTCAACCTCCTCATTCTCTACTATGTGTCCCGGGCCCAGCAGCAAatgatggagaagaggaaggaactTGGTAGGGGTACAAGGAGGGCAGCTCTACCAGCCTCTGGTCTTGGGGGAGGCCTAGGGCTGCTCGTCGGAGCTGGAGGTGAGCCCGGAGTGGTCGGCTTGGAGGGACACAATCGTGGCCCACGTGTGACTGTTCTTCTTCGGGAAtttgaaaattttgaaaatTACGTTGGGGATGTGGTTAAGTCCTTCCTTCGTCAGAGACCTGAGCTTCCCTTCCTTGCTGTGGCTGACACGTCTCCGTACCCTCCTCTGGTTCTCTCAGAGGGGGCTCGACTTCTTGTGCTCTCCCCCAGCCCAGACCAGCCTCCGCAAGCTCACAGGCCAGAATTCCACGTCCAGACAGAGTTTGTTCTGCTAGTGCCTGATGGGGTGGAGCTCGAGCAGCCTCGGGCTATCGAGAGGCTGATCAGGGAGTTAGAAGGTGAGGGTGGGGGGCCCGTGAGGCTGGTTGCTGCACCAGTGCTGGCTCGATCTGCCGTGCAGTGTCTCCACCTGCGTGTGAACCTCAGGGAGTGGACCGCCACCTACTCGCCAGCTGCGTCTGGGAGCAGTGGCAGTGTGTGCACGGCTCTACAAGGAGATGCAGTTGTCCTCATTCGCACTGAGGATCTTTTTaacctctctgtccctctgggGCGACCCCTCTTTTCCTCGCTCTTCGTTCAGACTACCTTGAGAGACTGGAAGGTCAAGCTACTGGAGAGCCCCTGTTTCTCTGCAAACCACCGGCCCCTCTTCAGCTCTGCTCACAACCAGTGGAAGGCCGACACTCGACTGAAGGAGGCCACCGGGAAGCTCATGAGGAGCTTTGGTCTGAAGCGTCTCCTGCTGTCTGATGGGAAGGAACAGTGGTATGGCTGCAGTAAAGAGACGCCTCGTTGCTTTGGCACTGTGCAGGATGACACTCCAGACTACCTCTATCTGGACCGCTGGACACCTCCTTGCTGTTTGCGAGCACTCAGGGAAACCACCAAGTATGTTATCAATATCCTTGAGAGCTCGGGCGTGCGTTACTGGTTAGAGGGAGGGACTCTGCTGGGCGCTGTCCGCCATCAAGATATCATCCCATGGGATTACGATGTGGACCTGGGCATCTACTTGGAGGATGTACCCAACTGTGATCACTTAAAGAACCTGGACTCCGGCTCTCTTGTGGATGCAAACGGCTATGTCTGGGAGCGTGCGGTGGAAGGAGACTTCTACAGAGTCCAGTACAGTGAGACCAACCACCTGCATGTTGACCTGTGGCCATTCTATCCACGCAATGGCATCATGACAAAGGACACATGGACAGAGCACAAACAAGATGTCGAGTTCCCAGAGCACTTCCTGCAGCCACTGATTCCCATGCCTTTTGCCAGTATCACTGCCTATGGCCCCAACAACCAGCGAGCCTTCTTGGAGCTCAAGTTTGGAGAGGGGGTGATTGAGAACCCCCAGTACCCCAACCCTTCAAAAAAGAGGCTAGACAGAAGCAAATTATGA